One segment of Gemmatimonadales bacterium DNA contains the following:
- a CDS encoding DUF4097 family beta strand repeat-containing protein codes for MRLAAAITAAALVSAVAFLPASVSAQGSGNYVLRGTDPVIYDLAGTIRVEPGSGDGVGVAVTLAGADAAKLRVAQGQVRGRDALRIVYPGDRLRYPAMGSGSTTLRVRNDGTFDRNDDDEDRGRRLRIGDSGDEAWADLRVAVPAGHQLTMHLAVGAVTLTNVDGRIAVEASAAPITATGSRGELSFETGAGKIDISNFQGETVAAETGAGEVSAGGVKARTLKIETGAGDVRLSDLQTPTIKVETGSGNVTADLTGGVESLRIQTGSGNVAITAPPSLGAVVDLETGSGDVDLDFPLTIVRTGRDHVRGTIGDGHGRIAVSTGSGDVRLRKAS; via the coding sequence ATGCGTCTCGCCGCTGCCATCACCGCCGCCGCGCTTGTCTCGGCCGTCGCCTTTCTGCCCGCATCCGTTTCGGCTCAGGGCTCAGGCAACTACGTGCTCCGTGGAACCGATCCGGTGATCTACGATCTGGCCGGCACCATCCGGGTCGAGCCGGGGAGCGGCGACGGTGTAGGGGTGGCCGTGACACTGGCCGGCGCCGATGCCGCGAAGTTGCGCGTGGCACAGGGCCAGGTGAGGGGCCGCGACGCGCTCCGGATCGTCTACCCCGGCGACCGGCTGCGCTACCCCGCCATGGGAAGCGGCTCGACCACGCTTCGGGTGCGAAATGATGGGACCTTCGACCGGAACGACGACGACGAGGACCGCGGCCGCCGGCTCAGGATCGGTGACTCAGGCGACGAGGCCTGGGCCGATCTCCGGGTCGCCGTGCCGGCCGGGCATCAACTGACCATGCACCTCGCGGTAGGCGCGGTGACGCTCACGAACGTGGACGGGCGCATTGCGGTCGAGGCCAGCGCCGCGCCGATCACCGCCACCGGCAGCCGGGGCGAACTCTCCTTCGAGACCGGCGCCGGCAAGATCGACATCTCCAATTTTCAGGGCGAAACCGTTGCGGCCGAAACCGGCGCGGGCGAAGTGAGCGCCGGTGGGGTCAAGGCGCGGACGCTCAAGATCGAGACCGGCGCGGGCGACGTCCGCCTGAGCGACTTGCAGACGCCCACCATCAAGGTCGAAACCGGCAGCGGCAACGTCACGGCCGACCTCACCGGCGGGGTGGAGTCGCTCCGGATCCAAACCGGCTCGGGCAACGTGGCCATCACGGCGCCGCCGTCGCTCGGCGCCGTCGTCGACCTCGAGACCGGTAGCGGCGATGTGGATCTCGACTTTCCGCTGACGATCGTTCGGACCGGCCGCGACCACGTGCGCGGCACCATCGGCGACGGCCACGGCCGGATCGCCGTCTCGACCGGCTCGGGCGACGTGCGTCTGCGCAAGGCCTCCTAG
- a CDS encoding serine/threonine-protein kinase: MLQEALGDRYAVRREIGRGAAARVFLAEDSAGRRVALKILHPELQVSVTADRFLREINLASRIDHPLVARVLDSGEAGWLVYYVMPFIEGPTLRCHLDRVRRMTVADVRRTGRDLLGALAAAHATGIVHRDVKPDNILLSPDGAVLVDFGIARAIEAAGSGSLTRSGMTVGTSSYMSPEQIQAAGDLDHRTDLYSLGCVLFESLAGRPPFRHGNEMVVLQMHLNDAPPDVRSFREETPEALARAIGQALEKERDRRWDSAGAMAAALTA; the protein is encoded by the coding sequence ATGCTGCAGGAGGCCCTGGGCGACCGCTACGCCGTCCGCCGCGAGATCGGACGGGGTGCCGCCGCGCGCGTCTTCCTGGCCGAGGACAGTGCCGGCCGCCGGGTGGCGCTCAAGATTCTCCATCCCGAACTGCAGGTGAGCGTCACCGCCGATCGGTTCCTCCGCGAGATCAACCTCGCCTCGCGCATTGACCACCCGCTGGTGGCGCGCGTGCTCGATTCGGGTGAAGCCGGCTGGCTGGTATACTACGTGATGCCGTTCATCGAGGGCCCGACGCTCCGCTGCCACCTCGACCGGGTGCGCCGGATGACCGTCGCCGACGTGAGGCGCACGGGCCGCGATCTGCTCGGCGCGCTTGCCGCCGCACACGCAACCGGCATCGTCCACCGGGACGTGAAGCCGGACAACATCCTCCTCTCACCCGACGGCGCGGTGCTGGTCGACTTCGGGATCGCGCGCGCGATCGAGGCGGCGGGCTCCGGCAGCCTCACCCGCTCGGGCATGACGGTCGGCACCTCGAGCTACATGAGCCCGGAGCAGATCCAGGCCGCGGGCGACCTCGACCATCGCACCGATCTCTACTCGCTCGGCTGCGTGTTGTTCGAGAGCCTGGCGGGCCGGCCGCCGTTCCGGCACGGAAATGAGATGGTGGTTTTGCAGATGCACCTGAACGATGCGCCGCCCGACGTGCGATCGTTCAGGGAAGAGACGCCTGAGGCGCTGGCCCGCGCGATCGGACAGGCGCTGGAGAAGGAGCGGGACAGGCGCTGGGATTCCGCCGGCGCGATGGCGGCGGCGCTGACCGCCTGA
- a CDS encoding protein kinase translates to MPELQERLEAALGAAYRLERELGGGGMSRVYLAEETALGRRVVVKVLPPDLAAGLNAERFRREIQLAAKLQHPHIVPVLAAGRAGELLYYTMPFIEGESLRARLAREGELPVTDAVRLLRDVADALAYAHEHGVVHRDIKPGNVMVSRHHALVTDFGVAKAVSEAASGEPAGGPFTSAGVAMGTPAYMAPEQAAADPAIDHRADIYSVGVMAYEMLAGHTPFTGRTPQQLLAAQVNRTPEPLESVRPSAPPELAAVVMRCLEKRPADRWQSADELLRALEAVATPGTGTVATTAHRAAAVAPTTPVPATRAPRRRRVTTALAGAGALGVLAIGLHATGIWPGRSLMDRGLLSARERIIVSEFRSPPADSVLGGAITEAFRIDLAQSPTVTVLQPDYVQQTLARMRRDPKAPLDPEVAREIAIRDGIKAYVAGEVVHAGTGYVISTRLISSTSGDALVSLRETADDSTRILSAIDRLSKAMRQRIGESLRTLGANEPLEQVSTGSLAALRKYSLALTANREGDTERAIALLREAIGLDSGFAMAYRKLGVVLSNSGARRSEQVDAFARAYQHRDRLTDRERYLTEAAYAAYVTGETEKEITAYRSLLDLYPNDTYALNNLSIVYTDSRNYAEAENLARRAVDAQPNDPTFYLNLMSAQASQGKLAAARATLDTLRSRVPGTPYAALSEAGFAVMGGDYDSAEAVLQQLQTARRESAGWRTMTAEQLGFVAAARGRLTESAAEFSEGADAAASLGQPQQVLMFDVARAGIDLWFRGARDRAVRVVDAALERHPLASFAPADRPYIPLATFYAEAGRPDRARALLADFDRTASAGDRRLAETERHVAMSSIALAERRPRDAIAELREAGDDKCAACRLPALGRAYEAAGEPDSAIAAYQRYVTTPFMERLGPDAVWLPWTYLHLGGLYEERGDRARAADNYGKFVRLWKGADPELMPKVADARRRLAALTGERATT, encoded by the coding sequence GTGCCGGAGCTGCAGGAGCGACTTGAAGCCGCGCTAGGTGCCGCCTATCGCCTCGAGCGAGAGTTGGGCGGCGGCGGCATGAGTCGCGTCTACCTCGCCGAGGAGACTGCACTCGGCCGCCGCGTGGTCGTCAAGGTGCTCCCGCCGGATCTCGCGGCGGGCCTCAACGCCGAAAGATTCCGCCGCGAAATTCAGCTCGCCGCCAAGCTCCAGCACCCGCACATCGTGCCGGTGCTCGCCGCCGGGCGCGCCGGCGAGCTGCTCTACTACACCATGCCGTTCATCGAGGGCGAGTCGCTCCGCGCGCGCCTGGCGCGCGAGGGCGAGCTGCCCGTGACCGACGCGGTCCGGCTCCTCCGCGACGTGGCCGACGCCCTCGCGTACGCGCACGAGCACGGCGTGGTCCACCGCGACATCAAGCCGGGCAACGTGATGGTGAGCCGGCATCACGCGCTCGTCACCGACTTCGGCGTGGCCAAGGCGGTGAGCGAGGCGGCAAGCGGCGAGCCGGCGGGCGGCCCGTTCACCTCGGCCGGCGTCGCGATGGGCACGCCAGCCTACATGGCGCCAGAGCAGGCAGCGGCCGATCCGGCCATCGATCATCGCGCCGACATCTATTCGGTCGGCGTCATGGCGTACGAGATGCTTGCCGGACACACGCCGTTCACCGGCCGCACGCCGCAACAGCTCCTCGCGGCGCAAGTGAACCGCACCCCCGAGCCGCTCGAGTCGGTGCGGCCGTCGGCGCCGCCCGAGCTGGCGGCGGTCGTCATGCGCTGCCTCGAGAAGCGTCCCGCCGACCGGTGGCAGAGCGCCGACGAGCTGCTCCGCGCGCTCGAGGCCGTGGCGACGCCCGGCACCGGTACCGTCGCCACCACCGCGCATCGTGCCGCGGCGGTCGCGCCCACGACGCCGGTGCCGGCAACGCGTGCGCCCCGCCGGCGCCGCGTCACCACCGCGCTCGCCGGCGCCGGGGCCCTCGGCGTCCTTGCCATCGGCCTCCACGCGACCGGCATCTGGCCGGGCCGCTCGCTCATGGACCGGGGACTGCTGAGCGCGCGGGAGCGGATCATCGTCTCGGAGTTCCGTAGCCCGCCGGCCGATTCGGTGCTGGGCGGAGCCATCACCGAGGCGTTCCGGATCGACCTCGCGCAGTCTCCGACGGTCACCGTGCTCCAGCCGGATTACGTCCAGCAGACGCTGGCCCGGATGCGGCGCGATCCCAAGGCGCCGCTCGACCCGGAGGTCGCGCGCGAAATCGCGATCCGCGACGGGATCAAGGCGTATGTCGCCGGCGAGGTCGTGCACGCCGGCACCGGCTACGTCATCTCCACGCGGCTCATCTCGAGCACGTCGGGCGACGCGCTGGTGTCGCTCCGGGAGACGGCCGACGATTCGACCCGGATCCTCTCCGCCATCGATCGGCTCAGCAAGGCCATGCGCCAGCGCATCGGCGAGTCGCTCCGGACCCTGGGCGCCAACGAGCCGCTCGAGCAGGTCTCCACCGGCTCGCTCGCGGCACTCAGGAAGTACTCGCTGGCGCTCACCGCCAACCGGGAGGGCGACACGGAGCGCGCCATCGCCCTTTTGCGTGAGGCGATCGGGCTGGACAGCGGATTCGCAATGGCTTATCGCAAACTGGGCGTGGTGCTGAGCAATAGCGGCGCCCGCCGGAGCGAGCAGGTCGACGCTTTTGCCCGCGCCTACCAACACCGCGACCGGCTCACCGACCGCGAGCGCTATCTCACCGAGGCGGCCTACGCGGCCTACGTCACCGGCGAGACGGAAAAGGAGATCACGGCCTACCGGTCGCTGCTCGATCTCTATCCCAACGACACGTATGCGCTCAACAACCTGAGCATCGTGTACACCGACTCGCGGAACTACGCGGAGGCGGAGAACCTCGCGCGCCGGGCCGTGGATGCGCAGCCAAATGACCCGACGTTCTACCTCAACTTGATGAGCGCGCAGGCATCGCAGGGCAAGCTGGCCGCGGCGCGGGCCACGCTCGACACCCTGCGGAGCCGGGTGCCGGGCACGCCGTACGCTGCTTTGTCGGAGGCCGGCTTCGCCGTGATGGGTGGCGACTACGACAGCGCGGAGGCGGTCCTGCAGCAGTTGCAGACGGCGCGGCGCGAGAGTGCGGGCTGGCGCACCATGACGGCCGAGCAGCTCGGTTTCGTTGCTGCGGCCCGCGGACGCCTGACCGAGTCCGCAGCGGAGTTCAGCGAGGGCGCGGACGCGGCGGCGTCGCTGGGGCAGCCACAGCAGGTGCTCATGTTCGACGTCGCGCGGGCGGGGATCGATCTCTGGTTCCGCGGTGCGCGGGACCGCGCCGTCCGGGTCGTGGATGCCGCGCTCGAGCGCCATCCGCTGGCGAGCTTCGCCCCCGCGGACCGGCCCTACATTCCGCTCGCCACCTTCTACGCCGAGGCCGGCCGGCCCGACCGGGCCCGCGCGCTGCTGGCGGACTTCGACCGGACAGCATCCGCCGGCGACCGCCGCCTCGCGGAAACGGAACGCCACGTGGCGATGAGCTCCATTGCGCTCGCGGAGCGCCGGCCGCGCGACGCCATCGCCGAGCTCCGGGAAGCCGGTGACGACAAGTGCGCGGCCTGCCGGCTGCCCGCGCTCGGCCGCGCGTACGAGGCGGCCGGCGAGCCGGACTCGGCCATAGCGGCCTACCAGCGCTACGTCACCACGCCCTTCATGGAGCGGCTCGGCCCCGACGCGGTATGGCTGCCCTGGACCTACCTGCACCTGGGCGGCCTCTACGAGGAACGCGGCGACCGGGCACGCGCGGCCGATAACTACGGGAAGTTCGTGCGGCTCTGGAAAGGGGCCGACCCCGAGCTCATGCCCAAGGTCGCGGACGCGCGGCGGAGGCTCGCGGCGCTGACGGGGGAGCGCGCAACGACGTAA
- a CDS encoding long-chain fatty acid--CoA ligase, whose protein sequence is MAEPRTLTELFFGAIDANRGRPAALRHKVNGRWVDVSHAELLERVQDVSIGLWEQGIARGDRVAILSENRPEWAIADYACLALGAADVPIYPTLPPKQIEHLLHDSGAVAVFVSTAGQLAKVGEIRARLPALRAVIAFDGNAAGDGAAGGEAVRFAALAAQGRAARERHAAWRDDALAIRPDDLATLIYTSGTTGDPKGVMLTHGNIATNVLAALAAHRSISAEDECLSVLPLSHIFERTVGHYSMLHAGVVINYATSAESVGAELIEVRPTLLAAVPRLYEKIFQRVLDGAASGSALTRFVFRWARLTGEMVVDHTLAGRPLPPALAIQQRLADRLVFAKLRERTGGRLRILISGGAPLEPGIIKFFHAAGLPILEGYGLTETSPVIAVNSLDQIRIGTVGPALRGVEVRIADDGEILTRGPHVMRGYYNDPGATGAAIDGDGWFHTGDIGVLDGGFLRITDRKKDLIVTAGGKNIAPQPIEAMAKTSPLVANAVLLGDRRKFPVMLVVPHMAQLKVWAAREGLTAPDDATLLALPAVVERMNREVRATFRDLAPFETPKKLLLLPADFTIESGELTPTLKVKRRVVERNHAAAIEALYRA, encoded by the coding sequence ATGGCCGAGCCGCGCACCCTCACCGAGCTGTTTTTCGGCGCCATCGACGCCAACCGCGGCCGGCCGGCGGCGCTCCGCCACAAGGTGAACGGCCGCTGGGTCGACGTCAGTCACGCCGAGCTGCTGGAGCGGGTGCAGGACGTGAGCATCGGGCTCTGGGAGCAGGGCATTGCGCGCGGCGACCGGGTGGCGATCCTGTCGGAGAACCGGCCCGAGTGGGCCATTGCCGACTACGCGTGCCTTGCGCTGGGCGCGGCCGACGTACCGATCTACCCGACACTCCCCCCGAAACAGATCGAGCACCTGCTGCACGACTCAGGGGCGGTGGCCGTGTTCGTCTCGACGGCGGGGCAGCTCGCCAAGGTGGGCGAGATCCGCGCGCGGCTGCCCGCGCTCCGCGCGGTGATCGCCTTCGACGGGAACGCGGCCGGCGACGGTGCGGCCGGTGGCGAGGCAGTCCGCTTCGCCGCGCTCGCCGCGCAGGGCCGCGCGGCGCGCGAGCGGCACGCGGCCTGGCGGGACGATGCCCTCGCGATTCGCCCGGACGATCTCGCCACGCTCATCTACACCTCGGGCACGACCGGCGATCCCAAGGGCGTGATGCTCACCCACGGCAACATCGCCACGAACGTGCTGGCGGCGCTCGCGGCGCACCGGTCGATCTCGGCGGAGGACGAGTGCCTGTCGGTGCTGCCGCTCTCGCACATCTTCGAGCGGACGGTGGGTCACTACAGCATGCTGCACGCGGGCGTCGTGATCAACTACGCCACCAGTGCCGAGTCGGTCGGGGCCGAGCTCATCGAGGTGCGTCCGACGCTGCTGGCGGCGGTGCCGCGTCTCTACGAGAAGATCTTTCAGCGCGTGCTCGACGGCGCGGCCTCCGGCTCGGCGCTCACCCGTTTCGTGTTCCGCTGGGCCCGGCTCACGGGCGAGATGGTGGTGGACCACACGCTCGCGGGACGTCCGTTGCCCCCCGCTCTCGCCATACAGCAGCGGCTCGCCGACCGCCTCGTCTTCGCCAAGCTGCGCGAGCGGACCGGGGGCCGGCTGCGCATCCTCATTTCGGGTGGCGCGCCGCTCGAGCCCGGCATCATCAAGTTCTTTCACGCGGCGGGGCTGCCGATCCTCGAGGGCTACGGCCTCACCGAGACGTCCCCGGTCATCGCCGTCAACTCGCTGGACCAGATCCGGATCGGCACCGTGGGCCCGGCGTTGCGCGGTGTCGAGGTGCGGATCGCCGACGACGGCGAGATCCTCACGCGCGGCCCGCATGTCATGCGCGGCTACTACAACGATCCCGGCGCGACCGGCGCCGCGATCGACGGTGACGGCTGGTTCCATACCGGCGACATCGGGGTGCTCGACGGCGGGTTCCTCCGGATCACCGACCGCAAGAAGGACCTGATCGTGACGGCCGGGGGCAAGAACATCGCACCGCAGCCGATCGAGGCGATGGCGAAGACCAGTCCGCTCGTGGCCAACGCCGTGCTGCTCGGGGACCGCCGCAAGTTTCCGGTGATGCTGGTGGTCCCGCATATGGCGCAGCTCAAGGTGTGGGCGGCGCGTGAGGGACTCACCGCGCCGGACGATGCAACCCTGCTGGCGCTCCCGGCGGTGGTGGAGCGGATGAATCGCGAGGTGCGCGCCACCTTTCGCGACCTGGCGCCCTTCGAGACGCCGAAAAAGCTGCTCCTCCTCCCGGCCGACTTCACGATCGAGAGCGGCGAGCTCACGCCGACCCTCAAAGTGAAACGGCGGGTGGTCGAACGAAACCACGCCGCCGCGATCGAGGCGCTCTATCGCGCGTGA
- a CDS encoding phosphoribosyltransferase family protein: MRRPPPASPRGTLEVDWPFFGELCRALALRVAREFQPEVVLGIAKAGVIPGVVVASIMQCDFASMVVTRQGADTDPVVVAGPPASVRGRRVLVVDETCESGNTMKLALSEVRSLRPAEVRSAVSFKTGEYAPDFWAFETENFIILPWDREIIQNGELITRPDYATRLGM; encoded by the coding sequence ATGCGCCGCCCCCCTCCCGCCTCGCCCCGAGGCACGCTCGAGGTCGATTGGCCGTTCTTCGGCGAGCTGTGCCGCGCGCTGGCACTCAGGGTCGCCCGCGAGTTCCAGCCCGAGGTCGTGCTCGGCATCGCCAAGGCGGGTGTCATTCCGGGCGTCGTCGTCGCCTCGATCATGCAGTGCGACTTTGCGTCGATGGTGGTGACGCGCCAGGGCGCCGATACCGATCCGGTCGTCGTCGCGGGGCCGCCGGCAAGCGTTCGCGGGCGCCGGGTGCTGGTGGTGGACGAGACCTGCGAGTCGGGCAACACGATGAAGCTCGCGCTGAGCGAGGTGCGCTCGCTCCGCCCGGCTGAGGTGCGGAGCGCCGTCTCGTTCAAGACCGGCGAGTACGCGCCCGATTTCTGGGCATTCGAGACCGAGAACTTCATTATCCTGCCGTGGGACCGGGAGATCATTCAGAACGGCGAGCTGATCACCCGTCCCGATTACGCGACGCGGCTCGGCATGTAA
- a CDS encoding tetratricopeptide repeat protein — protein sequence MSIWQRLFGSAPKEALRPQRLDYLNEGLALERQGEYEAALTSYRLAFRDNPSDSRILLNMAIAFTKTGQPDEAIRHYRRALDLDPSLGGAHYGVAFLLLKRGETQQAAEHLRAFLARPPKGPDAERWIRHAEAALREIASSPAPETL from the coding sequence ATGAGCATCTGGCAACGGTTGTTCGGCAGCGCGCCGAAAGAGGCGCTGCGCCCCCAGCGCCTCGACTATCTGAACGAAGGCCTCGCGCTCGAACGTCAGGGCGAGTACGAGGCCGCGCTCACGTCGTATCGGCTCGCCTTTCGCGATAACCCGAGCGACTCCCGGATTCTGCTCAACATGGCGATCGCATTCACCAAGACGGGCCAGCCCGACGAAGCGATCCGCCACTACCGCCGCGCGCTCGACCTCGACCCATCGCTCGGCGGCGCGCACTACGGCGTGGCGTTCCTGCTGCTCAAGCGCGGCGAGACTCAGCAGGCGGCCGAGCACCTCCGCGCCTTTCTCGCGCGGCCGCCCAAGGGTCCGGATGCAGAGCGCTGGATCCGGCATGCGGAAGCGGCGCTCCGAGAGATCGCCAGCTCGCCCGCGCCGGAGACGCTGTGA
- a CDS encoding serine/threonine-protein kinase, whose protein sequence is MADLSSRLAAALGDRYAIGRELGSGGAAIVFFAHDRKHGRAVALKVLRPEVAASLGAERFLREIRIAAGLTHPHILPVHDSGEAGGLLYYVMPFVEGESLRERMRREGALPLDDALRVAREVADALGYAHSQGVVHRDIKPGNILLVGGHAVVADFGIATASKAALRDMDDVGASDAALTELGLVIGTPAYMSPEQAGARGPVDGRSDLYSLGCVLFEMLTGAAPFPAPTPQAVLTRHSTDPPPSARAGRPSVPVRVNAAVGRVMAKLPADRYRTAAEFVDALEDRESARPVDERPAPSKAGWIVAGAALLLLAAAAVVWSGEWRPRALSGTGVVVLPFASDSAAPGHEGAGTARPEELFANGLEWLPALRAIDGAPVVARVANWRSAGLPDVLRRARALGARYVASGTVRSGEYGDGVVIDLYSTSEGSRLYRYEETDDSGRLARALDGIALRALSGIALRDGLLSADRKWTLSATSSAAAFGHLVQGQTDLFRDDYDGAAAAFRDAIAADPDCGLAYHRLSVAHEWRHDFPAAMAALAAGLAREQRLSAPAAELLQARRYYLLGQGDSAIATFQETVLDRPDATDAWFGLGESLFHYAGYAGYHAVDAEAAFARMYALDSVFAPIHDHEIDLAIASGDRARAMAAFARMRPEDMWRPARAAALALRFGSPAERRRELAQLRTASRATLTDLIQLWLHGPIDAGLADTLATMLTGPDATPEQRVRAAEYRVAALGAQRRWPEAEAVWDSAAAITPFDGWIVQAYFAGLPAERLARPMLDYARQAVDRGESPDFRMPAWDAVQQPFFALVHEAVLDGDGQRVRALRDAIDRAPKDTTLPYRVAPAFRAALDARLALLAADTVRAIAALRQSVSRVAGPGDSYFPMLSMAPERVALARLLAARGDSAGAAQVRESFSETWALADAMFAAGARNPRAR, encoded by the coding sequence GTGGCCGACTTGAGTTCCCGCCTTGCCGCCGCCCTCGGAGACCGCTACGCGATCGGGCGCGAGCTCGGCAGCGGCGGCGCCGCCATCGTGTTCTTCGCCCATGACCGGAAGCACGGGCGCGCGGTGGCGCTCAAGGTGCTCCGCCCGGAAGTGGCCGCCTCGCTCGGCGCCGAGCGCTTTCTCCGCGAAATCCGCATCGCCGCGGGCCTCACCCATCCCCATATCCTGCCGGTGCACGACTCGGGCGAGGCCGGCGGCCTGCTGTACTACGTCATGCCGTTCGTCGAGGGCGAGTCGCTGCGCGAGCGCATGCGGCGCGAAGGCGCGCTGCCGCTCGACGACGCGCTCCGGGTGGCCCGCGAGGTAGCGGACGCGCTGGGTTACGCCCACTCGCAGGGCGTCGTGCACCGCGATATCAAGCCGGGCAACATCCTCCTCGTGGGCGGCCACGCCGTGGTGGCGGACTTCGGCATCGCCACGGCATCGAAAGCCGCGCTGCGCGACATGGATGACGTCGGGGCGAGCGATGCCGCGCTCACCGAGCTCGGGCTCGTGATCGGAACGCCGGCCTACATGAGCCCCGAGCAGGCGGGCGCGCGCGGGCCGGTGGACGGACGCAGCGATCTCTACAGCCTGGGCTGCGTGCTGTTCGAAATGCTCACCGGCGCGGCGCCCTTCCCCGCCCCGACACCCCAGGCCGTGCTCACGCGGCACTCGACCGATCCGCCGCCGAGCGCGCGCGCAGGCCGGCCGTCGGTGCCGGTGCGCGTCAACGCGGCCGTGGGACGCGTCATGGCGAAATTGCCGGCGGACCGATACCGCACCGCCGCGGAATTCGTCGACGCGCTCGAGGACCGAGAATCGGCGCGCCCCGTCGACGAGCGCCCCGCGCCGAGCAAGGCGGGCTGGATCGTTGCCGGCGCTGCATTGCTGTTGCTCGCCGCCGCCGCTGTGGTGTGGAGCGGCGAGTGGCGGCCGCGCGCATTGTCGGGCACGGGCGTGGTCGTGCTCCCGTTCGCGAGCGACAGCGCGGCCCCGGGGCACGAGGGTGCCGGCACCGCCCGGCCGGAAGAGTTGTTCGCCAATGGGCTCGAGTGGCTGCCAGCCCTGCGCGCGATCGACGGCGCGCCCGTCGTGGCACGGGTCGCCAACTGGCGCTCGGCCGGTCTCCCCGACGTGCTGCGCAGGGCGCGCGCGCTCGGCGCGCGCTACGTGGCCTCCGGCACCGTGCGCTCGGGTGAGTACGGGGACGGCGTCGTCATCGATCTCTACTCCACGTCCGAAGGCAGCCGACTGTATCGCTACGAGGAGACCGACGACAGCGGCCGCCTGGCGCGGGCGCTGGACGGGATCGCGCTCCGCGCCCTCTCGGGAATTGCCCTCCGCGACGGCCTGCTCTCCGCCGACCGGAAGTGGACCCTGTCCGCCACCTCATCCGCCGCGGCATTCGGCCACCTGGTGCAGGGCCAGACCGATCTCTTCCGCGACGACTACGACGGCGCCGCGGCCGCGTTCCGCGATGCGATCGCGGCGGACCCGGACTGCGGGCTCGCCTATCACCGGCTGAGCGTGGCGCACGAGTGGCGGCACGATTTCCCCGCCGCGATGGCCGCCCTGGCCGCGGGCCTTGCGCGGGAGCAGCGGCTCTCCGCGCCGGCCGCCGAGCTGCTTCAGGCCCGGCGCTACTATCTGCTCGGCCAGGGCGACAGCGCGATCGCCACCTTCCAGGAGACGGTGCTGGATCGGCCCGATGCCACCGACGCGTGGTTTGGCCTGGGTGAGTCGCTCTTCCACTACGCCGGATACGCGGGCTACCACGCCGTGGACGCGGAAGCGGCGTTCGCGCGCATGTACGCGCTCGACAGCGTGTTCGCGCCGATTCACGACCACGAGATCGACCTCGCCATCGCGAGCGGCGATCGGGCACGGGCGATGGCCGCGTTCGCGCGCATGCGCCCGGAGGACATGTGGCGCCCGGCACGCGCGGCGGCGCTCGCCCTCCGGTTCGGCTCGCCCGCCGAGCGCCGGCGCGAGCTCGCCCAGCTCCGGACGGCAAGCCGCGCCACGCTCACCGACCTGATCCAGCTCTGGCTGCACGGCCCGATCGATGCCGGCCTCGCGGATACGCTGGCCACGATGCTCACGGGACCCGATGCGACACCGGAGCAGCGGGTGCGCGCGGCGGAGTACCGGGTCGCGGCCCTGGGCGCGCAACGCCGCTGGCCCGAGGCGGAAGCGGTGTGGGACTCCGCGGCCGCCATCACGCCGTTCGATGGGTGGATCGTGCAGGCATATTTCGCGGGCCTCCCCGCCGAGCGGCTCGCTCGGCCGATGCTGGACTACGCGCGCCAGGCTGTCGACCGAGGCGAGTCTCCGGATTTCCGAATGCCCGCATGGGATGCGGTGCAGCAGCCGTTCTTCGCGCTGGTGCACGAGGCGGTGCTCGACGGCGATGGCCAGCGCGTGCGCGCGTTGCGCGACGCAATCGATCGCGCGCCCAAGGACACGACGCTCCCGTATCGTGTCGCGCCGGCGTTCCGCGCGGCGCTCGACGCCCGGCTCGCGCTGCTGGCGGCGGACACCGTCCGCGCCATCGCGGCGCTCCGGCAGTCGGTCTCGCGCGTCGCCGGTCCGGGCGACAGCTACTTTCCGATGCTCTCCATGGCTCCGGAACGCGTCGCGCTTGCACGCCTGCTCGCGGCGCGCGGCGACTCGGCGGGGGCGGCGCAGGTCCGCGAATCGTTTTCCGAGACGTGGGCGCTCGCAGACGCGATGTTCGCCGCCGGGGCGCGGAACCCCCGCGCCCGGTAA